The genomic segment GCTCCTTGTTACACAATCGCTGCGGCGACCATGGTGGAAATGCGCTGGAAACGTTCGACGTTGTCTGCTTCGTCGAGCACGCCGGAGGATAGGAAAGTGAAGGTGACGTCATTGACTGGATCAACCCAGTAGAGGGTGGAACCTGCACCGTTGTTGCCAAAGGCTGCAGGGTTCACGAATGGGCCGAACATATTTGGTGCGTGGCCTTCGCCGGAGACGACAACGCCGAGCCCGATATTGCCCTTTGGTGCAGGCCAGCCGCGACCCTGGTTGACCACGGTGTAGAGGTCATTCATCATGTCGCCGGTCTGAATGCGTGCGGCTTCTTCAATGATGGACTTGCCGATGAGCTGCTCGCCGTTGAGCTCACCCTTGCGACGCAGGAGTTCTACCCACTTGAAGGTATCGTCGATGGTGGTGGTTGCGCCGACCCATGGCATTTCATTTTCGCCGGCGATGACATCGTTGAGGCACTCAATATCATCTGCGGACAGGAAGCCTTCTGGATCGACATAAACCTTGAGCGGAACGACGCGGTCTTCGCGTTCTGCAGGGAGACCAAAGGCGGTGTCGGTCATGCCGAGTGGCTCAAAGATGAGGTCATTGGTGAGGTCGCGGAAGTGGTCGTAGCCGTAGACACGACGAGCCATTTCACCCATGAGTGCGTGGTTGATAGATGGTGCGTAATTAACCTGAGTGCCAGGATCGTGCACAGCATCGACAGCACCCAAAGCTGCAATAACGTTGGAGAGGTTTCCGAAACCATCTGGTCCAAGTCCTGGGTTTGGAGTGGACGGCATACCGGAGGTGTGGGTGAGCAGGTTCCAGAGGTTGATCTGATCCTTGCGCATCATGTGGAAAGGATCGGTGCCCATGAACTCTGGGATGATATCGATGACGCGAGTAGATAGCGCCAGCTTGCCTTCGCTTAGTGCGCGGTAGATGACACCGTTTGTGAAACCCTTAGACAGGGAAAGAATGCGGTAGACATCGTCGCGCTTGGATTCGCGGCCGGTGGCGCGCTCTGCGAAACCATAGGTGCCCTGAAGTGCGATCTCGCCACCTTGGGCAACGATGATGTTGACACCATCATTGAAGCCGCGGTCGATATCGCGCTGGATTTCATCCTCGACGCGCTTGAGTTGCTGCTTATCAAATGCCATTTTCTTATCCTTAACGTGTGTTGAAGTGGTGGTTGCTTAAGCGAGGTACGCTCCGCCGGAAGGCGAGAGAATCTGACCGGTGTAGTGGGCGCCATCATTAGAGGAGAGGAAGATCAGCGTCTGAGCGATTTCTTCTGGTTCTGCAAATCGCTTGAGTGGCTGCATCATGAGCAGTGCATTGGCGTGGTCTTCGCCAGAACCCTTGAGCATGGCGGTGTTGATTCCTGCTGGTGCCAGCGCATTGACGCGAATATTAAATGGTGCAAGCTCACCTGCGGCGGCGCGTGTCATGCCGACAACCGCGGCCTTTGACGCTGGGTAATACGCGGGCATGGGGAGTGCCACGAGGCCTGCGATGGATGCGAAGTTGGTGATTGCTCCGCCGCCTGCTGCTTTGAGCAGTGGAATAGCCTCACGGATCATGTAGAAGGTGCCGTAGAGATTGATGCGCATGGCGCGATCAAATTCATCATCGGTGATGCCGCCGAAGAACTCTGGGTTATAAACTTCACCCTTTTGCATTGCTTCAACCATGGCGTGGTTGATGGCATCTACTCGTTGGGTGGACTCGCGGGTAGGCATTGCGACACCAGCAGCATTAACCAAAATGTCGAGCTTGCCGTGGTCTGCGGCAACCTGCGCAAAGACTTCCTTGACTGCTGCGGAATCAGAAATATCGAGCTGAAGGGCTGTGATATTGGTATCTGCGTATTCTGCGTCGAGCTTCTCAATCGAGATATCTGTGGCATATACAGTTGCACCTTCTTGTGCCATGGCATGAGCGGTGGCATTGCCCATTCCGGAGCCTGCTCCAGTGATCAGAGCGATTTTTCCGGCGAGTCTTCCTGTCTGCATTCTTTCTCCAAGCATGTGTTCTGAATTACTTTTCTGGCGATATGAGAGCGACTCTATACTATTTGCTTTACATGTGTAAACCCTTTTAAGGTCATATCTTTTCCCCTGATGTGGGGTGCTGGTGAGATTGCTTTCTCTATAGGGGAGGAACTATTCTTTTGCGAAATATTGC from the Corynebacterium crudilactis genome contains:
- a CDS encoding serine hydrolase domain-containing protein, translating into MAFDKQQLKRVEDEIQRDIDRGFNDGVNIIVAQGGEIALQGTYGFAERATGRESKRDDVYRILSLSKGFTNGVIYRALSEGKLALSTRVIDIIPEFMGTDPFHMMRKDQINLWNLLTHTSGMPSTPNPGLGPDGFGNLSNVIAALGAVDAVHDPGTQVNYAPSINHALMGEMARRVYGYDHFRDLTNDLIFEPLGMTDTAFGLPAEREDRVVPLKVYVDPEGFLSADDIECLNDVIAGENEMPWVGATTTIDDTFKWVELLRRKGELNGEQLIGKSIIEEAARIQTGDMMNDLYTVVNQGRGWPAPKGNIGLGVVVSGEGHAPNMFGPFVNPAAFGNNGAGSTLYWVDPVNDVTFTFLSSGVLDEADNVERFQRISTMVAAAIV
- a CDS encoding SDR family NAD(P)-dependent oxidoreductase; amino-acid sequence: MQTGRLAGKIALITGAGSGMGNATAHAMAQEGATVYATDISIEKLDAEYADTNITALQLDISDSAAVKEVFAQVAADHGKLDILVNAAGVAMPTRESTQRVDAINHAMVEAMQKGEVYNPEFFGGITDDEFDRAMRINLYGTFYMIREAIPLLKAAGGGAITNFASIAGLVALPMPAYYPASKAAVVGMTRAAAGELAPFNIRVNALAPAGINTAMLKGSGEDHANALLMMQPLKRFAEPEEIAQTLIFLSSNDGAHYTGQILSPSGGAYLA